One region of Sylvia atricapilla isolate bSylAtr1 chromosome Z, bSylAtr1.pri, whole genome shotgun sequence genomic DNA includes:
- the AGXT2 gene encoding alanine--glyoxylate aminotransferase 2, mitochondrial yields MAGRLRRLGGVAFRQQKWKSSVSTQARMPPCDFVPEKYESYPYERMQRIREQNIAPSLRTYYRKPLLLHQGHMQWLFDHEGRRYLDLFAGIVTVSVGHCHPKVTMATQKQLARLWHTTNIYMYPAIHEYAEKLTSLFPDPLKVVYLTNSGSEANDLAMFMARLHTCNFDIISLRGGYHGGSPYTLGVTSLTPYKHGVANGFGCTTTMLPDVFRGPWGGSHCRDSPVQTVRKCSCTEGACLAKDQYIEQFKDTLNTSVPKTVAGFIAEPIQGVNGAVQYPRNFLKEAYQLIRERGGLYISDEVQTGFGRTGSHFWGFQAHGVVPDIVTLAKGIGNGFPMAAVVTTREIASSLAQNLHFNTFGGSPLACVVGAAVLDAIEEDGLQKNSEVVGTYMLLELAKLRDEFEIVGDVRGKGLMIGVEMVTDKDSRRPLPAEEVSQIMEDCKDMGVLIGRGGLYSQTFRIKPPMCITKRDVDFAVEVFHTALQKHVERAAAK; encoded by the exons ATGGCGGGGCGGCTGCGGAGGCTCGGCGGCG TTGCCTTTAgacagcagaaatggaaaagttcTGTCTCCACACAAGCAAGAATGCCTCCTTGTGATTTTGTACCTGAAAAGTATGAA tCCTATCCATATGAACGTATGCAGAGGATCCGTGAACAAAATATTGCACCTTCACTGCGGACGTATTACAGGAAGCCATTGCTGCTGCATCAGGGACATATGCAGTGGTTGTTTGATCATGAAGGACGAAGATACCTTGATCTCTTTGCTGGAATTGTCACTGTCAGTGTTGGACACTGTCACCC GAAGGTAACTATGGCTACCCAGAAGCAGCTGGCTCGCCTGTGGCATACCACCAATATCTACATGTACCCAGCAATCCACGAGTATGCTGAAAAGCtaacttctctttttccagaTCCACTGAAG GTGGTTTATCTCACCAACAGTGGGTCAGAAGCCAATGATTTAGCTATGTTCATGGCAAGGCTACACACTTGTAACTTCGACATCATCTCTCTCAG AGGAGGATACCACGGAGGCAGCCCTTACACACTGGGTGTGACATCTCTGACTCCTTATAAGCATGGTGTTGCCAATGGCTTTGGCTGTACAACt ACAATGTTACCAGATGTTTTTCGTGGTCCATGGGGAGGCAGCCACTGTAGAGATTCTCCAGTGCAAACTGTTCGAAAATGCAGCTGTACCGAAG GTGCATGTCTTGCAAAAGACCAGTACATTGAACAGTTCAAAGATACTCTGAATACCTCAGTGCCCAAGACAGTAGCTGGATTTATTGCTGAACCAATTCAA GGTGTTAATGGAGCTGTTCAGTACCCAAGAAATTTCTTAAAGGAAGCTTATCAGCTTATACGAGAAAGAGGGGGTCTTTACATTTCAGATGAA gtACAGACAGGATTTGGACGGACAGGCAGCCATTTCTGGGGATTTCAAGCACATGGTGTAGTCCCTGACATCGTTACTTTGGCAAAAGGAATTGGTAATGGCTTCCCAATGGCAGCTGTTGTTACAACAAGAG agatTGCAAGTTCCTTGGCTCAAAATCTTCACTTTAATACATTTGGAGGAAGCCCTTTGGCCTGTGTAGTTGGAGCTGCAGTTCTTGAT GCTATTGAAGAAGACGGTCTGCAAAAAAACAGTGAGGTTGTGGGAACATACATGCTGCTGGAGTTGGCTAAACTACGGGATGAATTTGAGATTGTTGGAGATGTCCGTGGCAAGGGACTTATGATTGGAGTAGAAATGGTGACAGATAAG gACAGTCGACGCCCTCTTCCAGCTGAAGAAGTCAGTCAGATCATGGAGGACTGTAAGGACATGGGAGTTCTGATTGGCAGAGGAGGGCTCTACAGTCAG